The following are from one region of the Coffea eugenioides isolate CCC68of chromosome 2, Ceug_1.0, whole genome shotgun sequence genome:
- the LOC113761849 gene encoding LOB domain-containing protein 12-like, with the protein MGGHSPCASCKLLRRRCTKDCPFAPYFPADDPHKFAIVHKVFGASNISKMLQELPVHQRADAVSSLVYEANARVRDPVYGCVGAISYLQNQVSELQMQLAVAQAEIFCIQMQQDPMAMPTPQFDDDDEESFLLQHNLPQYLNFASSSSDVIQESFKKESPFGRDMVS; encoded by the exons ATGGGCGGACATTCCCCATGCGCTTCATGCAAGTTGCTACGTCGACGCTGCACCAAGGATTGCCCTTTTGCTCCTTATTTCCCTGCCGATGATCCTCACAAATTTGCCATCGTTCACAAAGTCTTTGGTGCCAGCAACATCAGCAAAATGTTACAG GAGCTTCCAGTTCATCAAAGAGCAGATGCAGTGAGCAGTCTAGTGTACGAGGCAAATGCAAGAGTCAGAGACCCCGTCTATGGCTGTGTGGGAGCAATATCGTACTTGCAAAACCAGGTTTCTGAACTACAAATGCAGCTTGCAGTGGCGCAAGCAGAGATATTCTGCATACAGATGCAACAAGATCCAATGGCCATGCCAACTCCTCAGTtcgatgatgatgatgaagaatcTTTTCTGCTCCAACACAACCTCCCTCAGTACCTAAACTTCGCCTCCTCGTCTAGCGACGTCATTCAAGAATCTTTCAAGAAAGAGTCCCCCTTTGGGCGTGACATGGTTTCTTAA
- the LOC113761847 gene encoding ferritin-2, chloroplastic-like, whose amino-acid sequence MMLKAAPAFALLNPAKGENLGPLFSFSTQFSRQGSVLTKNFPARDGNGGLVVYAKKETNNQPLTGILFEPFEEVKKELMLVPSAPQASLARHKFVDDCEAAINEQINVEYTVSYIYHALFAYFDRDNVALKGLAKFFKESSEEERDHAEKLMEYQNKRGGRVKLECINKPNTEFDHPEKGDALNAMEIALCFEKLVNEKLLKLHGVATQNNDAQLADFVESEFLVEQVEAIKKISEYVAQLRRVGKGHGVWHFDQALLHEH is encoded by the exons atgaTGCTGAAGGCTGCGCCTGCTTTTGCGCTTCTGAATCCTGCTAAAGGGGAGAACTTGGGTCCCCTGTTTTCGTTTTCTACCCAATTTTCTCGCCAAGGCTCTGTGTTGACAAAGAACTTCCCGGCGAGGGATGGAAATGGGGGCTTGGTTGTGTATGCTAAGAAGGAAACCAACAATCAACCTTTGACCGGTATCCTTTTTGAGCCCTTTGAAGAAGTGAAGAAGGAGCTTATGCTTGTGCCTTCCGCCCCTCAAGCGTCCCTTGCTCGCCACAAGTTTGTTGATGATTGCGAAGCCGCTATCAACGAACAGATCAA TGTGGAATATACTGTTTCGTACATATACCATGCCCTGTTTGCCTATTTTGATAGGGATAACGTTGCTCTCAAGGGTCTTGCCAA ATTTTTCAAGGAATCCAGTGAGGAGGAAAGGGACCATGCTGAAAAATTGATGGAGTATCAG AACAAACGAGGTGGGAGAGTGAAGTTGGAGTGCATAAACAAGCCAAATACCGAGTTCGATCACCCAGAAAAAGGAGACGCACTGAATG CTATGGAGATTGCATTGTGTTTCGAGAAGTTGGTGAATGAGAAGCTTCTCAAGTTACATGGT GTTGCCACCCAAAACAACGACGCGCAGTTGGCTGATTTTGTTGAAAGTGAATTTTTAGTTGAGCAG GTGGAGGCAATAAAGAAGATCTCGGAGTATGTGGCTCAGCTGAGAAGAGTGGGCAAAGGACATG GTGTCTGGCACTTTGATCAAGCGCTCCTTCATGAGCACTAG
- the LOC113761655 gene encoding multiple inositol polyphosphate phosphatase 1, translating to MTRFMLILVYICLAAAGTATISAADENFDVRHHLSTVSRYGVVKDITSNSFVPSKIPEHCTPIHLNLVARHGTRAPTKKKMREFDALASRLEVLLHDAKELKQSSDKIPSWFWGWKSPWKGKLTGGELICEGEDDLYHLGIRIRDMFPELFNEDYRPDIYPIKATQVPRASASAVAFGMGLFSGKGNLGPGHHRAFAVISESRASDTVLRFHDCCQNYKSFRRSQEPAVDKLKEPVLDEITTALVQRYGLNFTRKDTSSLWLLCKQEASLLEIYDQACGLFSPSEVALLEWTDDLEIFILKGYGNSLNYRMGVPLLQDVIESMEQAIKAKEEGYVPGSYEKARLRFAHAETLLPFSCLLGLFLEGPEFDRIQREEPLQLPPKPPQKRNWKGSIVAPFAGNNVLVLYSCSDNNSSKYFVHVQHNEHPVPMPGCKNSDLCPFDVFKQQIAAPHLKHDYDALCNVNVEQSENRHASSRISKLLSWLFNCKNVDAQAHHFEL from the exons ATGACCAGATTTATGCTAATTCTAGTGTATATATGTTTAGCGGCGGCGGGGACGGCTACAATTTCAGCCGCTGATGAAAACTTTGATGTCCGGCATCATCTTTCAACGGTATCGAG ATACGGTGTTGTGAAAGACATTACAAGCAATTCATTTGTACCATCAAAAATTCCTGAGCATTGTACTCCAATCCATTTAAATCTTGTG GCAAGGCATGGTACACGTGCTCCAACTAAGAAAAAGATGAGAGAATTTGATGCCCTGGCCTCCCGCTTGGAAGTCCTCTTGCATGATGCAAAAGAGCTGAAGCAGTCGTCCGACAAGATTCCTTCATGGTTTTGGGGATGGAAATCTCCTTGGAAAGGAAAGCTTACGGGTGGGGAGTTGATCTGCGAAGGTGAAGATGACCTATACCATCTTGGAATTAGAATCAGAGATATGTTTCCGGAATTGTTTAATGAGGACTACCGCCCTGACATATATCCGATAAAAGCAACACAG GTTCCTCGGGCGTCAGCTAGTGCGGTGGCATTTGGCATGGGTCTCTTCAGTGGAAAAGGGAATCTTGGCCCAGGACATCATCGTGCATTTGCTGTGATAAGTGAAAGCCGTGCTAGTGACACAGTGCTAAGATTTCATGATTGTTGTCAAAATTATAAG AGTTTTAGAAGAAGTCAGGAACCTGCTGTTGATAAATTGAAGGAGCCTGTCTTAGATGAAATTACTACTGCACTGGTTCAGCGTTATGGGTTAAACTTCACAAGAAAGGATACTTCTTCTTTGTGGTTACTATGCAAACAG GAAGCATCCTTACTGGAGATATATGACCAAGCTTGTGGTCTGTTCAGTCCATCTGAG GTTGCTTTATTGGAGTGGACAGATGATCTGGAGATATTCATACTGAAAGGCTATGGTAATTCTTTAAACTACCGAATGGGAGTGCCATTGCTTCAAGATGTTATTGAGTCCATGGAGCAAGCAATTAAAGCTAAAGAAG aggGATATGTCCCAGGGAGTTATGAGAAGGCAAGATTGCGTTTTGCTCATGCAGAAACATTGCTTCCattttcttgtttacttggacTCTTTCTTGAAGGACCAG AATTTGACCGAATACAAAGGGAAGAACCTTTACAACTGCCTCCTAAGCCACCGCAAAAGAGGAACTGGAAAGGTAGCATTGTGGCACCTTTTGCTGGAAACAATGTATTAGTCCTCTACAGCTGCTCTGACAACAATTCAAGCAAGTATTTTGTACATGTACAACATAATGAACATCCAGTTCCAATGCCG GGTTGCAAGAACTCTGATTTATGTCCATTTGACGTGTTTAAG CAACAAATAGCTGCACCTCATTTGAAGCACGACTACGATGCACTTTGCAATGTAAATGTAGAACAATCAGAAAACAGACATGCGAGCAGCAGGATATCAAAATTGTTAAGTTGgcttttcaattgcaagaatgTAGATGCTCAGGCACACCATTTTGAGCTATAA
- the LOC113763886 gene encoding probable apyrase 7, translating into MVFNKVAEFFSAAGTYLSVPKSSNPSPGLPPLPVSVRGFSFASKGQKNNLRLSSSLQDFSTYQQLDPEEGHSFLEFQKNTSNSKQSNLLLREDAGSSFSKEKANPVVASAQKKWTRVFLLLLCVLLFAFVVYVSQHLYFSWSQGAPKYYVVLDCGSTGTRVYVYEASVHQKSDGSLPISLRSLPEGFKRKSSLQSGRAYNRMETEPGFDKLVHNISGLKGAIKPLVRWAEKQIPVHAHKSTSLFLYATAGVRRLPSTDSEWLLNNAWSILKSSSFLCKKEWVKIITGMEEAYFGWIALNYHTHVLGAVPRKETFGALDLGGSSLQVTFESNDGVRDESSLKLSLGPVNHRLSAYSLPGFGLNDAFDKSVFHLLRKHPQIGSADLLNGKVEVKHPCLQSGYKEQYDCSHCASLYENDGTPPIGQKKFGTGGKPVIPLQLVGTPKWEECSALAKIAVNLSEWSDQSHGIDCELQPCALASNLPRPHGKFYAMSGFYVVYRFFNLSSDAALDDVLEKGKEFCEKTWDVAKISVAPQPFIEQYCFRAPYIVSLLREGLHITDSHVIVGSGSITWTQGAALLEAGKAVSTRLEFQSYEIMQMKINPVVIYSILIVSFFILLFALSCLGNWRRKVFRKPYLPLFRHNSASAASVLRFQRWSPISSGDRVKMPLSPTIQGTQPGPFDTGHGFSGGGIQLTESSMYPSSSNVSHSYSSGSLGQMQFDNSTMGSFWGPHRSQMQLQSRRSQSREDLNTSLAEAHLAKV; encoded by the exons ATGGTATTCAATAAAGTTGCGGAGTTCTTTTCTGCTGCAGGAACTTATCTATCAGTGCCTAAGTCTTCTAATCCCTCACCAGGATTGCCTCCTCTGCCAGTCTCTGTTCGTGGGTTTTCTTTTGCAAGCAAAGGGCAGAAAAATAATTTGCGGCTCTCCTCATCCCTTCAAGATTTCTCTACTTATCAGCAACTTGATCCTGAAGAGGGTCATAGTTTCCTTGAATTCCAGAAAAATACAAGTAATTCAAAACAGTCTAATCTGTTGCTAAGAGAGGATGCTGGATCAAGTTTTTCAAAGGAGAAGGCCAACCCAGTGGTTGCTTCTGCCCAAAAGAAATGGACTCGAGTTTTCTTACTTCTCCTCTGCGTACtattatttgcttttgttgttTATGTATCACAACATTTATACTTTAGTTGGTCTCAAGGGGCACCCAAATACTATGTAGTGCTTGACTGTGGTAGCACTGGGACCCGTGTCTATGTCTATGAAGCTTCTGTGCATCAGAAAAGTGATGGCAGTCTCCCTATTTCATTGAGGTCACTGCCAGAAGGGTTTAAGAGAAAATCAAGTTTGCAGAGCGGGCGAGCTTACAACCGAATGGAGACTGAACCTGGGTTTGATAAGTTGGTGCATAATATATCTGGACTGAAGGGAGCGATAAAACCACTTGTTCGCTGGGCAGAGAAGCAAATCCCTGTGCACGCACATAAGTCTACCTCCCTCTTCTTGTACGCAACAGCTGGGGTTCGCAGACTGCCAAGTACAGACTCGGAATGGCTTCTTAATAATGCCTGGTCCATTTTGAAAAGTTCTTCTTTTTTGTGTAAGAAAGAATGGGTTAAGATTATCACTGGCATGGAGGAAGCATACTTTGGATGGATTGCGTTGAATTATCATACTCATGTTTTGGGTGCTGTACCTAGGAAAGAAACCTTTGGTGCCCTTGATTTGGGTGGTTCGTCATTGCAGGTTACTTTCGAGAGCAATGATGGGGTGCGAGATGAAAGTAGTTTAAAGCTGAGCCTTGGCCCTGTTAATCATCGCCTCAGTGCCTATTCATTACCTGGATTTGGATTAAATGACGCCTTTGACAAGTCGGTTTTTCATCTTCTGAGGAAGCACCCTCAAATTGGTAGTGCAGATCTTCTTAATGGGAAAGTTGAAGTTAAGCATCCCTGTTTGCAATCTGGTTATAAAGAGCAATATGACTGTTCTCATTGTGCTTCCCTTTATGAAAATGATGGGACTCCTCCTATTGGACAAAAGAAGTTTGGTACTGGAGGAAAACCTGTAATACCTCTTCAGCTTGTCGGCACTCCAAAATGGGAAGAGTGCAGTGCACTAGCAAAAATTGCAGTCAATTTGTCTGAGTGGTCAGATCAAAGTCATGGAATTGATTGTGAGTTGCAACCTTGTGCTCTTGCAAGCAATCTACCTCGGCCTCATGGCAAGTTTTATGCTATGTCTGGCTTCTATGTGGTGTATCGGTTTTTCAATTTGAGCTCTGATGCTGCACTTGATGATGTCTTGGAAAAGGGTAAGGAATTTTGTGAGAAAACGTGGGATGTTGCAAAGATAAGTGTTGCACCTCAGCCCTTTATTGAACAATATTGCTTCAGAGCACCATACATTGTGTCATTGCTGAGAGAGGGATTGCACATTACAGACAGTCATGTAATTGTTGGGTCTGGGAGTATTACGTGGACACAGGGTGCTGCTCTGTTGGAAGCTGGGAAAGCAGTTTCAACAAGGTTGGAATTTCAGAGTTATGAGATAATGCAGATGAAGATAAATCCCGTTGttatttattcaattttgattgtttcattttttattcTACTTTTCGCATTATCCTGTCTTGGCAACTGGAGGCGAAAAGTTTTCCGTAAGCCATACCTCCCACTTTTCAGGCACAATAGTGCCTCAGCGGCATCAGTTCTGAGGTTCCAGCGATGGAGCCCTATCAGTTCAG GGGATAGAGTTAAGATGCCGCTTAGTCCAACTATTCAAGGCACTCAACCAGGACCATTTGACACAGGGCATGGTTTTAGCGGGGGTGGAATCCAGCTTACAGAATCTTCCATGTACCCATCCTCCAGCAATGTGTCACATAGTTATTCATCAGGCAGCTTGGGCCAGATGCAATTTGACAATAGTACCATGGGTTCATTTTGGGGACCACATCGAAGTCAGATGCAGCTCCAGAGCAGGAGATCGCAGTCTAGGGAAGACCTTAATACTTCACTGGCTGAGGCACACTTGGCGAAGGTCTAA
- the LOC113755262 gene encoding protein ALP1-like, producing the protein MSQYPDPSLIEEVRKVLADEMEDNTEDQIMMLLEEWQMHHTTSNMHPRSRRYYDRERGVGHVRLFNDYFADNPVYPSHIFRRRFRMRRELFLRLVESITNHSEFFQMRLDAAGKKGLSPLQKTTAAIRQLAYGAPADQLDEYIRMGETTAIECLSQFCRCVIDIYGAQYLRRPNANDVERLLNLHSERHGFPGMLGSIDCMHWQWKNCPVAWKGQFTRGDQGSPTIMLEAVASADLWIWHAFFGVARSNNDINVLNQSPLFNDVLQGYAPDVQFMVNGTQYNKGYYLADGIYPEWATFVKSFTSPRDPKRLKFKQMQEAARKDVERAFGVLQSRWAIIRGPARFWHRAKLKDIMYTCIILHNMIVDDEGDAIRNWDADDDDPTIPVTQGSAENFQYYLQRNAELRDREVHHQLRSDLVEHIWERFEGNDNEN; encoded by the coding sequence ATGTCTCAATATCCTGATCCCTCTCTTATAGAAGAAGTTAGAAAAGTTTTAGCTGATGAAATGGAGGACAACACAGAGGATCAAATTATGATGCTGTTGGAGGAGTGGCAAATGCACCACACTACTTCAAATATGCATCCACGTAGTCGAAGATATTATGATCGAGAGCGGGGTGTCGGGCATGTGCGGCTCTTTAATGATTATTTTGCCGACAATCCAGTTTATCCTTCACATATATTCCGCCGACGGTTTCGAATGAGAAGAGAATTATTCCTTCGACTTGTGGAGTCCATTACAAATCATTCTGAGTTTTTTCAAATGAGGCTTGATGCTGCAGGCAAAAAGGGACTTTCTCCTCTTCAAAAAACCACGGCGGCTATCCGACAGTTAGCATATGGAGCACCAGCTGATCAGTTGGACGAGTACATACGGATGGGTGAAACTACTGCAATCGAGTGTTTGTCACAATTTTGTCGATGTGTGATCGATATTTATGGGGCACAATACTTGAGAAGGCCTAATGCTAATGATGTTGAACGTTTACTTAATTTGCATTCCGAGCGGCATGGCTTCCCTGGCATGCTTGGTAGCATTGACTGCATGCACTGGCAATGGAAGAATTGCCCCGTGGCATGGAAAGGTCAATTTACTCGAGGTGATCAAGGATCTCCCACAATAATGCTAGAAGCAGTCGCATCAGCCGATTTATGGATATGGCATGCATTTTTTGGTGTCGCGAGGTCTAACAATGACATCAATGTGCTCAATCAATCTCCACTATTTAATGACGTATTGCAAGGATACGCTCCTGATGTTCAATTTATGGTAAATGGCACCCAATACAATAAAGGATATTATCTAGCAGATGGCATATATCCAGAATGGGCAACATTTGTTAAAAGTTTTACATCTCCTAGAGATCCAAAGAGGTTAAAGTTCAAGCAAATGCAAGAGGCTGCAAGAAAAGACGTTGAGCGAGCTTTTGGAGTGCTCCAATCTCGTTGGGCTATTATACGTGGTCCTGCTCGATTTTGGCACAGAGCAAAACTCAAAGATATAATGTACACATGTATCATATTGCACAATATGATTGTGGATGATGAAGGAGATGCAATAAGAAACTGGGATGCTGACGATGACGATCCAACGATTCCTGTGACTCAAGGTTCGGCCGAAAATTTTCAATATTACCTTCAAAGGAATGCGGAATTACGTGATCGAGAAGTACATCATCAACTTCGATCAGACTTGGTCGAGCATATTTGGGAACGATTCGAAGGCAATGACAATGAAAACTAG
- the LOC113755271 gene encoding glutathione S-transferase T3-like → MGYGGSSTPSEIRKDFDFAGQQQNAASTESMPDSQFPPFSTQRGVDNITLTNESMEESDYKRVPWSVDDDKILASAWLTISNCSIVGNSQNEESFWKRVTEYFNENRQCGPPRKYKAVKSHWHWLSRMVNEFNQCYNKLVGEHHSGWNDDQIKQHARELFHQNKNKHFVHEHVWVLLKDDPKWKANTPMQRS, encoded by the coding sequence ATGGGTTATGGAGGCTCAAGTACTCCGTCAGAGATAAGGAAGGATTTTGATTTCGCCGGCCAACAACAAAATGCTGCATCAACGGAATCAATGCCGGACTCTCAATTTCCACCATTTTCAACACAACGTGGGGTGGATAACATTACTCTCACCAATGAGTCAATGGAAGAATCTGATTATAAACGCGTTCCATGGAGTGTGGATGATGACAAGATACTTGCAAGTGCTTGGCTCACAATTTCTAATTGTAGCATTGTGGGTAATTCTCAAAATGAAGAGAGTTTTTGGAAACGAGTCACGGAATACTTCAACGAGAATCGGCAATGTGGGCCGCCAAGAAAATATAAGGCTGTGAAATCACATTGGCATTGGTTGAGTCGAATGGTCAATGAATTCAACCAATGCTACAACAAATTGGTTGGAGAACATCATAGCGGGTGGAATGATGATCAGATCAAACAGCATGCACGAGAGCTTTTTCACCAGAATAAGAATAAGCATTTTGTACATGAACATGTATGGGTGCTATTGAAAGATGATCCGAAATGGAAAGCAAATACTCCTATGCAGcgttcttaa